A region of Anolis sagrei isolate rAnoSag1 chromosome 2, rAnoSag1.mat, whole genome shotgun sequence DNA encodes the following proteins:
- the RFK gene encoding riboflavin kinase, whose amino-acid sequence MKHMPYFCRGEVVRGFGRGSKELGIPTANFSEEVVDSFPADISTGIYYGWACVGNGDVHKMVLSIGWNPYYKNVKKSVETHIIHTFDEDFYGEMLSIIIVGYIRPEKNFESLDALIAAIKSDIEVSEKTLEFPEHQKLKHHNFFQKGEASTMANGH is encoded by the exons ATGAAGCACATGCCGTACTTCTGCCGGGGCGAGGTCGTGCGAGGCTTCGGCCGGGGATCCAAGGAGCTGGGCATccccacag CTAACTTTTCTGAGGAGGTGGTTGATAGTTTCCCAGCTGACATCTCTACTGGCATTTACTATGGATGGGCTTGTgttggaaatggagatgtgcataAAATGGTTCTGAGCATAGGCTGGAATCCTTATTACAAAAACGTTAAGAAATCTGTG gaaacacataTTATTCACACTTTTGATGAAGACTTTTATGGAGAAATGCTTAGCATAATTATTGTTGGATATATACGACCAGAAAAAAACTTTGAATCTTTAG ATGCACTCATAGCAGCTATTAAATCTGATATTGAAGTATCTGAGAAAACACTAGAATTCCCAGAACACCAGAAATTAAAACATCACAATTTTTTCCAGAAGGGTGAGGCTAGCACTATGGCTAATGGCCATTGA